A genomic window from Prunus persica cultivar Lovell chromosome G2, Prunus_persica_NCBIv2, whole genome shotgun sequence includes:
- the LOC18787120 gene encoding uncharacterized protein LOC18787120 produces the protein MRPHLAQVLNVAGTIHLDYWWTNHKPIIGPSIAPIKWLPPPLGWYKIKFDGSVRCSHAAIGFVIRDDNAHVVLAGAKKIGCNSIIVAECLTLRDDLAYVVSISKGWSKLLVEGDSKLVIDSVLKRCSTPWCINQLVQDILHLRTFCDQVSFSHVFREANAVVNALASWSFSLAFKVVGE, from the coding sequence ATGCGTCCTCATCTTGCACAAGTCCTCAATGTTGCCGGTACCATTCATTTGGATTATTGGTGGACCAATCACAAACCAATAATTGGACCAAGTATTGCACCTATCAAATggcttcctcctcctcttggctggtacaaaataaaatttgatggCTCCGTTAGATGCAGCCATGCTGCAATTGGCTTTGTTATTAGAGATGATAATGCACATGTTGTTCTGGCTGGTGCTAAGAAGATTGGTTGCAATTCTATTATTGTGGCAGAATGTTTGACACTTAGAGATGACTTGGCTTATGTTGTTTCGATTTCGAAGGGATGGTCCAAGCTCTTAGTTGAAGGGGATTCTAAACTTGTCATTGACTCAGTTTTGAAGCGATGCTCGACTCCCTGGTGCATTAACCAGCTTGTTCAAGATATTCTACATCTCAGAACATTTTGTGATCAAGTCTCCTTCTCTCATGTCTTTCGAGAAGCCAATGCGGTTGTAAATGCTCTTGCTTCTTGGTCATTCTCTCTCGCCTTCAAAGTTGTGGGAGAGTGA